tctaagtgccctgcagttggtaggcaaccaggtcagggtgtaccccttttcctggccaaagatagctgggattggctcctgcactcctgtgacccttgtaaggataaacaactcagaaaatgcatgtatGGAAGTACTGTATGgataaattttgaaaaataattgacaTTAAAACCAAAATACTTAAATGAATGCTTTTCCATGAttacataaatattaaaaatagatacagaaatacagtaaatactttGACGCATCtaattatttcattgtttttaattttggcaCTCTGAGTCCAAAATATGTGAAAGAAGCAGCTAGTCAAAAAGCTGAAATATATTCTGATATATAGAGAGACTCCCTCCCTGTCCACTGTGGCCCTATCCCTTTCACTGAGTTAGCCATTTTGTGGTACTATTGTAATGTATGGTAAGCACAGTTAAAGGTTATTCGCTATGCAGTGACCTCACTGTATCCCACATAATTGACCTTTGTctcaattttatgtatttattttttttgtgaggcgGTATTGTGTGACTCATGTTGTGCTAAttacaagaagaaaaagtgttgaAGACGATGCAGTGAAGAGAACAGGCAGACAAGGGCAACAATGCCCCGCACAACGTTCGTGTcacaaaaacaaccaaagaagaagaattgcgAACCGGAAATGTATTACGACCCGGATGTTAATTCTAGTGAGTCTTCATTTGAATCTTTATTTTGTTGGCTACAATAGCAGACTAAAAGTACGCTGTACCTCATCATCAATAAATATATGTGTATTCGGTTTAATTGTTCAAAGTCGGGAGAAATTTGCAAGTATTTCACATAGAAAAGGTGAGCTTTAATGCTaacgctcattttttttttttagctgcttttcGCATATGAAACATGAAGCAATGGGAACGTTGTCAACGCAAGATGGGCTGTTGAAACTCATTTCGCGAAGATGCAAAGCAAATGTTTCACGACTTGACTCTGACCAAGATATCTTTAGGCCATAAAACTTGCACGACTCTCCCTCACTTCTTTCAATTAGCCGGTCAATCATGTTATAAATGTATAACTACACATTTTTGTCCACTTAAATTTATACATCGACTGATACAGCCATTAACTAGAtattaatgaaatgaaatgatcgtgTGTTTTAAAATTTCCTATCGTGGTGAATTTTGGGGAAACATTAGTTTTATGGTTACTCTGTCCGAATCTTAGCTCAAGCCCTGTGAAGGTTGCATGTTGTCCCCTGGGTTGTCTTCGccttctcctcccacattccaaaaacatgcatattacgTTAATGAAAGTCTAGAAATGCTGTGTAATGGGAGTTTCAAGGGTTGATTGTCAATTATGTGCCCGTCTTTTTGGTTTGGCGGTCTGTAtcgaaaaatgtgaatattttggaAATCGATCATTTGATTAGAATGTGAACTCTAATGACAGtgccaaacgtttttttttttgttgttttttttttttttgtttttttttttttggttctaaaCATTCTTTGAGCTTTTGCTGCTTTCCTGTGTCaccaaaacatgttttaatggataggtttccaattacgccatcttgtgtgtcatagggGTGAAAGAACACAGGTGGTAGGTGAaggttgaagttttttttccatcgttaatttatccgtattggtctaagggtggtggtgacgttattggaaacctatccattggagACTGAGttacctgtaggtgtgaatttgagtgtgactggttggttgtttctatgctTGCcgttaccagttcagggtgtaccctgcctcctgccccgaGGTAGGTGGAATAGGCTGCAGTGctctgtgaccctaatgaggataagtggctcaggtaATGGTTGGATGAATTTTCACCATTAACTCATTTTAATCCAAGATTTTCTGTAtacttttgaaattgaatgtgatCAGCCATCCATAAATAttctatactgcttattctCATTAGGGACCTGGAGCCAGCTTTATGTTGGTATCATTAAATCTTGACCTGCCATTCTTAAATTTACCCCCAAAAAGTGACATATTGGATTCACTGTGACTGTTATTTTTAACAGGATCTTCCACAGGGTGAGGTTGTTCTCAGAAAATGACATCATGGCTCACATCACCATCAACCAGTATCTGCAGCAGGTGAAGTCTGAATTATCTGTGTCACCATGAAAACAAACCAGAATATAGTCATGGATCGGGCTGCACAATTATGTCCAAAATGATTAGCACAGTTATTTTGATCAGTATTGTAATCGTAATTATTGACCACAATGATTTCTCATTTTTGGGAAAAGGCTTAGTTTGTGTCGCAGTACTTTTCAACAGACGAAATGTAACGGCTTTCAgtgcaaaataataacaataagaaATAATTTGACTCCAAAAAATTGTAGTTCACCATGGGGTAACGGAATAAATGTCCTTTTACAAACTGCAATCACAAAAATTCCAACTTAACGGACGCTAACATCATTGatgtaaaaaaactaaaattaggCTGCAAGCATcaacttttaatttgaaaatcccCGTCAATGTAGCTAATTGTCTCAGATGGGTACTTCTCAGTTGTTCTTGTTGACAATTGGTCAGTTATGCATGGTTACAAACTGCAAAGAACTTGAGTGGTTGTGGTTTTCCCCTCTCTCTACCTCCagcatttgttttcattgtgttcAGGCCAGCCGAAAAGTGGAAGTCGAGGCTGCCGCTACAATGATAGTTAATAGTGTCTTACCATGACGCACTGCCTCTCCCCCTATGTGCTGAGTGGGCCAACCGTAAAATAAAAGATTCATATTTTACTATATCAATGTCAttttaagcttttattttgaaattggtCACAGCGCACATTGCCAGCCCTGAATGAAGCAAAACCTTAACCATTGTGTACATTCGCTCACTGGTGGCTGACCGACTAGGTTGCAGGCACTGCTACAAatgcagcacttttttttctgaaacattttaaatttagatctaaaaaaaaaaaaaaaagctttaaatcTTTTCAATCAAAGCAGCCAAAATTGTGATCACCAATGAAATTTGATTATTGTGCAGCCGTTGTCATGGATGTATTCATTGGCTTTACGGTGTTATTATCCATCTTTAGGCTTCCGAAGCCATCGACAACCAGAAGGGGTCACTTTGTGCTGAGCTGTTGTCTTTTAAACATCCACATGTGGCCAACCCTCGCCTCCAGGTGCAGCTTTACTCCCTAAAgtacatagatagataggtagAATTCAtttcagtgacattttttttattgaaaatgtaaagtgTTACTCCGACTTACAAGTTTAATTCACACTTGTAGCTCAAAGGATTTGTACCTCAGATCATCTTTCCTCatttaaatgaatgcaaatgcttTTAATTCGTTCCAGCCCCACACTGTCTTCTTTCGTGCCTTGGAAAAGGGGGCATTTAaatacagacagacacacaaggAGAAGAGTTCACAATTGACTCAGTAAACTGCAGTGATATTAATTGTGTTTATCAAAGATGAAAGATTCTAGAGCTTTGAGTATGACCATATTGACAGTCTACATAAGTGGCTacattgtttgtgttcaaatatcagttgcCTAAAAGATTATGAGAGCATCATCAATGGTATTCTATTAGCCCATCTACTTAATTTGTATTGTGTTAGTATTAAGCCAGCCAGCCAGTGTTGTTCCCATCTAGCTTCATTTGTGTAAGCGTGTTCGCCttcctgcgtgtgtgtgtgtgtgcgcgtgtgtgtgtgtgtgtgtgtgtgtgtgtgttgtgtgtgtgtgtgtgtgttggatgcATGTGGTCCTGTGCTTCAGCTGGCCAACCCAGAGGACAAATGTCAGCAGGTTCTTGAGCCGCCATACGACGAGATGGTGGCTGCTCATCTCAGGTGGGCTGTGATCAATGAGTTCATGGTGTATTCTGAAATAATCTTAAACTGCCCTGAGACACAGACTTTTTCGTTTGTAGGTGTACATATGCAGTTGCCAATCACGACTTTGTAGAAGCCTACAAGTTCCAGACCATTGTTGTCCAATATCCTTCATGTTAGCGTGAGCAGTTATTTAATTATTCATTCTAATGGCATTTATAGAGTCCAAAATCAGTTTCAACAAATTGTCAAGAATCACTGTTGCTTCCTTGATTTCCCACATCCTTTTTGAGAGCGTTTCAGTCACACAAAGAGGAGAACTGGTCAGTGTCAATGTAAACAATTTACAAGAAGACCAATCATCTGGTCTAATTTGAGCACCCAGAAAATAGCATTCTCTCTTTTGTGTTTTAGGGCACTGCCTGTCATGTTCACAGTCACTCTGGATCTCAGGATTTTTGCCAATAATGTAAGAGGCTTCTTTAGCCAAAGCACTCTGGACTCTTTTCGTCAAATAAAATATGTCTTGGTCAACATCTTGACTGACAGTGATTGAAGGTTAATATTCATAATAATCTATATGGTTCCAGGCAGCGCAACAATTGCAACAAAAGGGCAAAGGTCAACTGAGTGAGATGCTTGAAAAAGCAGCTGAGCAACTAATGAGCTGCTTTCGAATATGTGCCAGTGACAAGTGagtcaaaataataaataactaCACTCAAACCAAAAGTGTTGTTCGAGCCTGCTAAGTTAATTGGCTGTTGTCAAGTGCTATGCCGACACTACCATCAACTCGGTTCAGTTTTTCAGTTTACATGATGCAGTGAATTGTGCTCCTACTTTTTTAGATATGGTATAGTgccttgaaaaagtattggccacCTTctgaaattcccatttttctttCCCACATTAATCTTGaagttcatcaaacaaatgtaaattgaCAAATGTAACCCAAGTGAATATAAAATGCTTTTATTGAATGGTGATTTCCTttattatggaaaaaaagtacatttcaaagtttgtcattttattttgactttattaAGAGTTCTAACCGTACTTGTGGGGATTTTCACTGGGTACTCAggcttccaaaaacatgcatgctagatTCATTGAAGATTTTAGaggtccataggtgtgaatataaATGTGTCCCGACCCAAATCTCATTGctgtgttcaattttttttttgtgcagtcgAGCCGGGATCGAGGACTCGAAGAAGTGGGGCATGATGTTTCTAAGCAACCAGCTCTTCAAGATCTACTTTAAGGTGTCACCTCTTTTGTTGGGTCATTGAAGATCGAAACTAAAGACCTTTTCCCCTTTTGTAGAAGGAAGTGGTTCATTTTCAGCTTTGTGGATTTGGATACTGATGTCTTGCATTCaagcttgtgtgttttgtcatCAGATCAACAAGCTGCATTTGTGCAAGCCGCTCATAAGGGCCATTGACAGCTCCAACTTGAAGAACGACTACAGTCCGGCTCAGAAGGTCACTTACAAGTATTACGTGGGCCGCAAggccatgtttgacagtgactTCAAACCCGGtaatttcatttgatttcatagatgacatctaaaaaaaaaaaaaaaaaaaaaggtgggcaTCTGATTTGAACACAATTGTCATGTCCTCGTTTCCCGCAGCCGAGGAGTTTCTGTCCTTTTCCTTCCGACACTGCCATCGTGACAGTCAGAAGAACAAGAGAATGATTCTTATCTACCTGCTACCAGTCAAGATGCTGCTGGTCAGAAGGCTCACCTCTTCACCACACTGgaatatgattattattttccaaTGTAAGTTGACCTGCTAGAAGCTCCTTTTGCTTGTGGTTTAGGGTCACATGCCGACCCTTCAGCTCCTGGAGAAGTACGACCTCCTACAGTTTGCCCAAGTCACCAAGGCTGTCAGGTAAGCTGTGtgtagaaagaaaaacaaatgaaacgtAATTACCAGCTTGTAATGTTTAACTTTTTACCACATAAATCTTTCTAATAAAATGAAGTTAATACTATATGTGTTGCAATTGCAGTAGGAAGGTCCAGAGGGTGACGAGGCATtctcttttggatttttttacatgtccgtttttcttttttttaatttttttttttttggggggggtgtggtTCAAAATCACTGACGGACACTCCATAAGCTAATCAATCTGGCGAAAGTTTCTTTGCAGATGTTTTTTCACAACTCAACACACCACTCAACACTGCAGAACTAATAGTTCAGACTTACTGtagataaaagaaaacaaaagatattACAATTATCGCAAAGTTAGCATTGCGTAAGTAGCACTGGAGCAAATAGCATTCGTGACACAATGCAAAGTCATTCTAACCACTGTCATCTGCTTCTCCACCAATGGCAGTCTTCTCCCGGAAGTAATCTTCACAATCAAAAGCATCATGTTCAAGCTTTTT
This DNA window, taken from Syngnathoides biaculeatus isolate LvHL_M chromosome 2, ASM1980259v1, whole genome shotgun sequence, encodes the following:
- the pcid2 gene encoding PCI domain-containing protein 2; this translates as MLAVTSSGCTLPPAPRIFHRVRLFSENDIMAHITINQYLQQASEAIDNQKGSLCAELLSFKHPHVANPRLQLANPEDKCQQVLEPPYDEMVAAHLRCTYAVANHDFVEAYKFQTIVVQSFLRAFQSHKEENWALPVMFTVTLDLRIFANNAAQQLQQKGKGQLSEMLEKAAEQLMSCFRICASDNRAGIEDSKKWGMMFLSNQLFKIYFKINKLHLCKPLIRAIDSSNLKNDYSPAQKVTYKYYVGRKAMFDSDFKPAEEFLSFSFRHCHRDSQKNKRMILIYLLPVKMLLGHMPTLQLLEKYDLLQFAQVTKAVSDGNLLLLNEALSKHETFFIRCGIFLILEKLKIITYRNLFKKVYLLLKTHQLPLDTFLVALKMMKVEDVDIDEVQCILANLIYMGHIKGYISHQHQKLVVSKQNPFPPLSTIS